One Periplaneta americana isolate PAMFEO1 chromosome 8, P.americana_PAMFEO1_priV1, whole genome shotgun sequence genomic region harbors:
- the LOC138704561 gene encoding optic atrophy 3 protein homolog, which translates to MVVGAFPIAKLGSLLIRQVSKPIANMLIRRAKNYPFFRQYVCMPPAQFYNWCEVQCKMWILNLGKPVNIPPLNEAMAIELGANLIGEGLIFMIAVGVLYSEYSRQVRKDKAKEDARQEEIQRLNMILEDLYFQSEKQDAQIRELMRAVNDLQGRVIHKPWMGRRDSPPPPNPPTPPSPQSRLPLLPVPDKDEGGTSNPKPSFNSVKCRNGGVILNALDYFEYEVRGRPYHISES; encoded by the exons atgGTGGTGGGTGCTTTTCCTATTGCGAAGCTCGGATCTTTGCTGATAAGACAAGTGAGCAAACCCATTGCAAATATGCTCATCAGAAGAGCaaaaaattatccattttttagacaatatgtatgtatgcctCCTGCTCAGT TTTATAATTGGTGTGAAGTGCAATGCAAGATGTGGATACTAAACCTCGGGAAGCCAGTTAACATACCACCACTGAATGAGGCAATGGCAATTGAACTGGGAGCCAATCTTATCGGCGAAGGTCTCATTTTTATGATTGCAGTTGGGGTTCTTTATTCAGAGTACTCGAGGCAAGTGAGGAAAGATAAAGCCAAGGAAGATGCTCGTCAAGAGGAAATACAGAGGCTAAATATGATTCTCGAAGACTTGTACTTCCAAAGTGAAAAGCAGGATGCACAGATAAGAGAATTGATGAGGGCTGTGAATGACCTCCAAGGCCGAGTCATCCACAAACCTTGGATGGGACGAAGGGATTCTCCTCCCCCTCCAAACCCTCCAACTCCACCCTCTCCACAAAGTCGCCTTCCTTTACTTCCAGTGCCAGACAAAGATGAAGGCGGAACATCTAATCCAAAACCTTCATTTAACAGTGTTAAGTGCAGAAACGGCGGAGTAATTTTGAATGCTTTAGATTattttgaatatgaagtaagAGGAAGACCGTATCACATATCTGAATCATAA